One genomic segment of Nonomuraea coxensis DSM 45129 includes these proteins:
- the secD gene encoding protein translocase subunit SecD — MSRAPVWRAVAALVLVVTASLLTVMNTPRLGLDLRGGTQLVFETQDSPTAKADGESTDRALDVLRRRADALGVVDPTLLRSGERRIIVELPGVLDPRQAAAVIGKTAQLAFHSVAGEAGEPAPHTGEAGPVLADESGQRLRLGPAVITGDGVTDAEARNDPQQGPGWFVTVDFRDADAWQKLTGDAACHAPGDPRRRVAIVLDNEVISSPQVDTGIACRAGIPGGTTQITGSFTFQEATDLAVLIKGGALPVPLTMIEQRTVGPTLGAQAIEASAKAGIAGVLLTALFIVVMYRLSGLMATIALAAYGLLSYAALVAMGATLTLPGLAGFVLAIGMAVDANVLVFERAREEYARSPRRGLRHALDRGFKGAWSAIADSNVTTLLAAGLLFWLASGPVRGFGVTLAIGVLASLASAMLITRVLTHLLVARSGPRLARLSGLTTQGRVRTWITRRNPSLMGAGRRWLAGAALLLAAAVAGLIAHGLNFGIEFTGGRMVEFTTTQAVDADAARQAVAGAGHPGASVTVSDDAVSIRAGQVSADDVVAIEQALESRFGEVTKQRDELIGPSLGEELRRNAFIALAVALAAQLLYLAFRFRWTFGAAAVLALVVDTLAVLGLFAWLGKPIDGVFLAAMLTIIGYSINDKVVVFDRVRELWQGKRQSRFAGIVNSAILQTVPRTVNTGLGALFILAALAFFGGDTLRDFAIALIVGIVVGTASSSLVAGPLAIEFERFSKQPPPQPPAPRTRRREGTGAVL, encoded by the coding sequence ATGTCACGCGCGCCGGTCTGGCGCGCGGTGGCGGCGCTCGTTCTCGTCGTCACCGCCTCACTACTCACCGTGATGAACACGCCACGCCTCGGCCTCGACCTGCGTGGCGGCACCCAGCTCGTCTTCGAGACCCAGGACTCGCCCACGGCCAAGGCCGACGGCGAGTCCACCGACCGCGCCCTCGACGTGCTGCGCCGGCGTGCCGACGCGCTCGGCGTGGTCGACCCGACCCTGCTGCGCTCCGGCGAGCGGCGCATCATCGTCGAACTGCCCGGCGTGCTCGACCCGCGCCAGGCCGCCGCCGTCATCGGCAAGACCGCCCAGCTCGCCTTCCACTCCGTGGCGGGGGAGGCCGGCGAGCCCGCCCCGCACACCGGCGAGGCCGGGCCGGTCCTGGCCGACGAGTCGGGGCAGCGCCTGCGGCTCGGCCCCGCCGTGATCACCGGCGACGGCGTCACCGACGCCGAGGCCCGCAACGACCCGCAGCAGGGGCCGGGCTGGTTCGTCACCGTCGACTTCCGCGACGCCGACGCCTGGCAGAAGCTCACCGGCGACGCCGCCTGCCACGCCCCGGGCGACCCCCGGAGGCGCGTCGCCATCGTCCTGGACAACGAGGTCATCTCCTCGCCGCAGGTCGACACGGGGATCGCCTGCCGGGCCGGCATCCCGGGCGGAACCACCCAGATCACCGGCTCCTTCACCTTCCAGGAGGCCACCGACCTCGCTGTGCTGATCAAGGGCGGCGCCCTGCCCGTCCCGCTCACCATGATCGAGCAGCGGACCGTCGGCCCCACCCTCGGCGCCCAGGCCATCGAGGCCAGCGCCAAGGCGGGCATCGCCGGCGTGCTGCTCACCGCGCTGTTCATCGTCGTCATGTACCGGCTGTCGGGGCTGATGGCGACGATCGCGCTGGCCGCGTACGGGCTGCTGTCCTACGCCGCCCTGGTCGCCATGGGGGCGACGCTCACGCTGCCGGGACTGGCCGGGTTCGTCCTGGCGATCGGCATGGCGGTCGACGCCAACGTGCTCGTCTTCGAACGGGCCCGCGAGGAGTACGCCCGCTCGCCACGCCGTGGCCTGCGGCACGCGCTCGACCGGGGCTTCAAGGGCGCGTGGAGCGCCATCGCCGACTCCAACGTCACCACGCTGCTGGCCGCCGGGCTGCTGTTCTGGCTGGCCTCCGGGCCGGTGCGCGGCTTCGGCGTCACGCTGGCGATCGGCGTCCTGGCCTCGCTCGCCTCGGCCATGCTCATCACCCGCGTCCTCACCCACCTGCTCGTCGCCCGGTCCGGCCCGAGGCTGGCCCGGCTGTCCGGCCTGACCACGCAGGGCCGGGTCAGGACGTGGATCACGCGCCGCAACCCGTCCCTGATGGGAGCCGGGCGGCGCTGGCTCGCGGGAGCCGCGCTCCTGCTCGCCGCGGCCGTGGCCGGGCTGATCGCGCACGGGCTGAACTTCGGCATCGAGTTCACCGGCGGCCGGATGGTCGAGTTCACCACCACCCAGGCGGTGGACGCCGACGCGGCCCGGCAGGCGGTGGCCGGGGCCGGGCACCCGGGAGCGAGCGTGACCGTCTCCGACGACGCCGTGTCGATCCGGGCCGGCCAGGTCAGCGCCGACGACGTCGTCGCCATCGAGCAGGCGCTGGAGTCCCGCTTCGGCGAGGTGACCAAGCAACGGGACGAGCTCATCGGCCCCAGCCTGGGCGAGGAGCTGCGCCGCAACGCCTTCATCGCGCTCGCCGTGGCGCTGGCGGCCCAGCTGCTCTACCTGGCCTTCAGGTTCCGCTGGACGTTCGGCGCCGCCGCGGTGCTGGCCCTCGTCGTGGACACCCTCGCCGTGCTCGGCCTGTTCGCCTGGCTCGGCAAGCCCATCGACGGGGTGTTCCTGGCGGCCATGCTGACCATCATCGGATACTCGATCAACGACAAGGTGGTGGTCTTCGACCGGGTCCGGGAACTGTGGCAGGGCAAGCGGCAGTCCCGCTTCGCCGGCATCGTCAACTCGGCGATCCTGCAGACCGTGCCGCGTACCGTCAACACCGGGCTCGGCGCGTTGTTCATCCTCGCCGCGCTGGCCTTCTTCGGCGGCGACACTCTGCGGGACTTCGCCATCGCGCTCATCGTGGGCATCGTGGTCGGGACGGCGTCCTCGTCCCTGGTGGCCGGGCCGCTCGCGATCGAGTTCGAACGCTTCAGCAAGCAGCCCCCGCCCCAGCCGCCCGCGCCGCGCACCCGCCGGCGCGAGGGCACGGGCGCGGTGCTGTAG
- a CDS encoding NADP-dependent oxidoreductase, which yields MRAVTVRDHSAGLAGLRLTEEPYPHAAENDVVVRVHAAGFTRGELDWPATWSDRAGRDRTPSVPGHDVSGVVAELGYGTTGLSAGQRVFGLTDWARNGSLAEYVAVEARNLAPLPADIDHTVGAALPISGLTAWQGLFEHARLAAGQTVVVHGAGGAVGSVAVQLAREAGARVVGTGRAGDADLVRRLGAHAFVNLDDGSLDEAGPADVVFDVIGGDVLDRSAALVRPGGTLVTIARPPTVRPEDGQAIFFVVEPDRARLADLAQRVRDGRLSLAVGAVRPLEEAPDAFAPARRGGGGGRTIIRVAEGG from the coding sequence ATGCGAGCCGTCACCGTCCGGGACCACTCGGCCGGCCTGGCGGGGCTCCGTCTCACGGAGGAGCCCTATCCGCACGCCGCCGAGAACGACGTCGTCGTCCGCGTGCACGCCGCCGGCTTCACCCGCGGCGAGCTCGACTGGCCGGCGACGTGGTCGGACCGGGCGGGCCGCGACCGCACGCCGAGCGTCCCGGGGCACGACGTGTCCGGCGTCGTCGCCGAGCTCGGCTACGGCACGACGGGGCTGTCGGCCGGCCAGCGCGTGTTCGGGCTGACCGACTGGGCGCGCAACGGCTCCCTGGCCGAGTACGTCGCCGTGGAGGCCCGCAACCTCGCGCCGCTGCCGGCGGACATCGACCACACCGTGGGCGCCGCGCTGCCGATCTCAGGGCTGACCGCCTGGCAGGGGCTGTTCGAGCACGCGCGCCTGGCCGCGGGCCAGACCGTCGTCGTCCACGGCGCCGGGGGCGCGGTCGGCTCCGTCGCGGTGCAGCTCGCGCGCGAGGCGGGCGCACGGGTGGTCGGCACCGGCAGGGCCGGCGACGCGGACCTCGTCCGCCGGCTCGGCGCCCACGCCTTCGTGAACCTGGACGACGGCTCCCTGGACGAGGCCGGACCGGCGGACGTGGTGTTCGACGTCATCGGCGGTGACGTGCTGGACCGTTCGGCCGCGCTGGTGCGTCCCGGCGGCACGCTCGTCACGATCGCCCGCCCGCCCACGGTCCGGCCGGAGGACGGCCAGGCGATCTTCTTCGTCGTCGAGCCCGACCGCGCGCGGCTCGCGGACCTGGCCCAGCGGGTCCGGGACGGGCGGCTCAGCCTGGCCGTCGGAGCCGTACGCCCTCTGGAGGAGGCGCCCGACGCCTTCGCGCCCGCGCGGCGCGGCGGCGGCGGCGGCCGGACGATCATCCGGGTCGCCGAGGGCGGATAG
- a CDS encoding BtrH N-terminal domain-containing protein has translation MTILRDIETRGTHHCETTTLGVLLRHEGLDLSEPMLFGLGSGLSFLYWDGKGMPFPFLAGRVRPFELTRNLAARLGLVLEVKETTSARKAWENAAGAVDAGRPVGLQLDSYHLDYFRTKVHFGGHVVAMYGYDEHDVHLVDTGPQGGAVRTSRESLARARAERGPMTARNRSFTLALPPRPPRWQDQILPAVRQCADAFLAAPIANLGHRGIAKAAERLPGWPRRAADPRQDLPRAALLMEEAGTGGALFRALYRDFLGECVPLVDDDRLRTGHELYAAAAGLWTDVAGLITKAGESGDAGPLERAAALLRDLARIEHAAMTALSQAGR, from the coding sequence ATGACCATCCTGCGGGACATCGAAACCCGTGGCACGCACCACTGCGAGACGACGACGCTCGGGGTGCTGCTGCGGCACGAAGGACTCGACCTGAGCGAGCCGATGCTGTTCGGGCTGGGCTCCGGGCTGTCCTTCCTCTACTGGGACGGCAAGGGCATGCCGTTCCCTTTCCTGGCGGGCCGGGTGAGACCGTTCGAACTCACCAGGAACCTGGCCGCCAGGCTGGGGCTGGTTCTGGAGGTCAAGGAGACGACCTCGGCGCGCAAGGCATGGGAGAACGCGGCGGGCGCCGTCGACGCGGGCCGGCCGGTCGGGCTCCAGCTCGACTCCTACCATCTGGACTACTTCCGGACGAAGGTGCACTTCGGCGGTCACGTCGTCGCCATGTACGGCTACGACGAGCACGACGTCCATCTGGTGGACACCGGCCCGCAGGGGGGCGCGGTGCGTACCAGCAGGGAGAGCCTGGCGAGGGCGCGGGCCGAACGCGGCCCGATGACCGCCAGGAACCGCTCCTTCACCCTCGCCCTGCCGCCGCGTCCGCCGCGCTGGCAGGACCAGATCCTCCCCGCCGTCAGGCAGTGCGCGGACGCCTTCCTCGCCGCCCCCATCGCGAACCTCGGCCACCGCGGCATCGCCAAGGCCGCGGAGCGGCTGCCGGGCTGGCCGCGGCGCGCCGCCGACCCGCGCCAGGACCTGCCACGGGCCGCCCTGCTCATGGAGGAGGCCGGCACCGGCGGGGCACTGTTCCGCGCTCTCTACCGCGACTTCCTGGGCGAGTGCGTCCCGCTGGTCGACGACGACCGCCTCCGCACCGGCCACGAGCTGTACGCCGCGGCGGCCGGCCTGTGGACGGACGTGGCCGGCCTGATCACCAAGGCGGGGGAGAGCGGCGACGCCGGCCCCCTGGAGCGGGCCGCCGCCCTCCTGCGCGACCTCGCCCGCATCGAGCACGCCGCCATGACAGCACTGTCGCAGGCCGGCCGCTGA
- a CDS encoding AfsR/SARP family transcriptional regulator, with protein MRQRVILAMLILNAGTTVSIERLAEAIWGQDQPPTARNQIVICISGLRRALSDAGAPPDLLATAPPGYVLHAKPDEVDVLRAERLAAEGRAAELAGDLERAARLFGEACDQWQGPVLAGVGGPLLETEAGRLENWRLTLTEERTQLELGLGRHRDLVHDLAGLVDANPLRERLRAQLMLAQYRSGRRAEALDTYRAGRELLVEELGIDPGAELQGLHEAILRDEPPPAAAERPPAPRLLSPAAPRLAAPVQSPPQPPEHPPQAHDAPAPSTATAPPAPPAPPPAVPPAAVPAQLPADIPHFIGRDDELAALDALLEERSSRRHLTIALITGVGGVGKSSLAVRWGHRVAHLFPDGQLFADLRGYDLNAEPLAAGVVMDRFLRALGVAGERVAHDLDERAAQLRTAIAKRQLLIVLDNARVIEQVRPLLPGSGNCCVIVTSRDPLGDLTAREGAAPISLDVLSASDSAALLAGVADPAIMNEDPGATERLGRLCDGLPLALRIVGARLTARSYWTPARLVKRLADERRRLDELSYGQLTVRATFALSYRDLGPDAARMFRRLGLLEVSDFAPWVGAALLGVTDLEAENLVEQLVDAQLLQVVGRDCADQVRYRFHDLVRLYARERAVTEESEDDRMRAVARALTGWLSLSEEAHRREYGGAFTQMHAPGPRWLPGDVDLLLERPLDWLDSERGALVCAISQAAALGLTELCWDLAVTATTLFESRSYFDDWEDTHQVALAAARRAGDARGEGAVLCSLGSMHLFQQAPRAAGERLREALALFERIGDPYGRALALRNLALLDRLNGRFEEALARYEEAREIFAASGDRYAEAHVLGGIAQIHLDQDRLQPARALLERALAAFTELGSERGRAQTLNRLGETLQRLGLMEEAEAAGEAALALVRERLDGIGEAYILCGLGEIRLRQRRLSAAARDLQEALRVAGQVRERFVEARAYLAFGELHALEGRYEEAVRDLSRAREIYASLDLRLWCFRALAALGRVLADMGDTAAAVQALESSLTYRDDPDAVECRQVRELLVKLA; from the coding sequence ATGCGGCAGCGTGTCATCCTCGCCATGCTCATACTCAACGCGGGCACGACCGTGTCCATCGAACGGCTGGCCGAGGCCATCTGGGGCCAGGACCAGCCGCCCACCGCCCGCAACCAGATCGTCATCTGCATCTCCGGCCTGCGGCGGGCGCTGTCCGACGCGGGCGCCCCGCCGGACCTGCTGGCCACCGCCCCTCCCGGGTACGTGCTGCACGCCAAGCCCGACGAGGTGGACGTGCTGCGCGCGGAACGGCTGGCCGCCGAAGGGCGCGCGGCCGAGCTGGCCGGGGACCTGGAGAGGGCGGCGCGGCTGTTCGGGGAGGCGTGCGACCAGTGGCAGGGCCCCGTGCTCGCGGGCGTCGGCGGCCCGCTCCTGGAGACGGAGGCCGGCCGCCTGGAGAACTGGCGGCTGACGCTCACCGAGGAGCGCACCCAGCTCGAACTCGGCCTCGGCCGCCACCGCGACCTGGTGCACGACCTGGCCGGCCTGGTCGACGCCAACCCCCTGCGCGAACGCCTGCGCGCCCAGCTCATGCTGGCCCAGTACCGCAGCGGGCGGCGGGCCGAGGCCCTGGACACCTACCGCGCCGGCCGCGAGCTCCTGGTCGAGGAGCTGGGCATCGACCCGGGCGCGGAGCTGCAGGGCCTGCACGAGGCGATCCTGCGCGACGAGCCCCCGCCGGCCGCCGCCGAGCGCCCGCCCGCGCCCCGCCTCCTGTCGCCCGCCGCGCCCAGGCTCGCCGCGCCCGTCCAGTCGCCGCCGCAGCCGCCGGAGCACCCGCCGCAGGCGCACGACGCGCCCGCCCCTTCGACGGCCACCGCGCCGCCGGCGCCCCCCGCTCCGCCGCCCGCCGTGCCGCCTGCGGCGGTGCCGGCGCAGCTCCCGGCCGACATCCCCCACTTCATCGGCCGCGACGACGAGCTGGCCGCGCTGGACGCGCTCCTGGAGGAGCGCTCCAGCAGGAGACACCTGACGATCGCGCTGATCACCGGCGTCGGCGGCGTCGGCAAGTCCAGCCTGGCCGTACGGTGGGGCCACCGGGTCGCCCACCTGTTCCCCGACGGCCAGCTCTTCGCGGACCTGCGCGGCTACGACCTCAACGCCGAGCCGCTGGCCGCCGGCGTCGTCATGGACCGGTTCCTGCGCGCCCTCGGCGTCGCGGGGGAGCGCGTCGCCCACGACCTCGACGAGCGGGCCGCCCAGTTGCGCACCGCCATCGCCAAACGGCAGCTGCTCATCGTGCTGGACAACGCCCGCGTGATCGAGCAGGTCCGGCCGCTGCTGCCGGGCTCGGGCAACTGCTGCGTGATCGTCACCAGCCGCGACCCGCTGGGCGACCTGACCGCCCGTGAGGGCGCCGCCCCCATCTCCCTGGACGTCCTGAGCGCCTCCGACTCCGCCGCCCTGCTGGCCGGCGTCGCCGACCCCGCGATCATGAACGAGGACCCCGGCGCCACCGAACGGCTCGGCCGCCTGTGCGACGGCCTGCCGCTCGCGCTGCGCATCGTCGGCGCCCGGCTCACCGCCCGCTCCTACTGGACGCCCGCCCGGCTGGTCAAACGCCTGGCCGACGAGCGCCGCAGGCTCGACGAGCTCAGCTACGGCCAGCTCACGGTCAGGGCCACGTTCGCGCTCAGCTACCGGGACCTCGGCCCGGACGCCGCCCGCATGTTCCGCAGGCTCGGCCTGCTGGAGGTGTCGGACTTCGCGCCCTGGGTGGGGGCGGCGCTGCTCGGCGTCACCGACCTCGAGGCCGAGAACCTGGTCGAGCAGCTCGTCGACGCGCAACTGCTGCAGGTCGTCGGCCGCGACTGCGCCGACCAGGTCCGCTACCGCTTCCACGACCTCGTACGCCTGTACGCGAGGGAACGCGCCGTCACCGAGGAGAGCGAGGACGACCGCATGCGGGCCGTCGCCCGCGCGCTGACCGGCTGGCTGTCGCTCAGCGAGGAGGCCCACCGCCGCGAGTACGGCGGCGCGTTCACCCAGATGCACGCCCCGGGCCCGCGCTGGCTGCCCGGCGACGTGGACCTGCTGCTCGAACGCCCCCTGGACTGGCTCGACTCCGAGCGCGGCGCGCTGGTCTGCGCGATCTCCCAGGCCGCCGCCCTCGGCCTGACCGAGCTCTGCTGGGACCTGGCCGTCACCGCGACGACGCTGTTCGAGTCGCGCAGCTACTTCGACGACTGGGAGGACACCCACCAGGTCGCGCTGGCGGCCGCCCGCCGGGCCGGCGACGCCCGCGGCGAGGGCGCGGTGCTCTGCTCGCTCGGCAGCATGCACCTGTTCCAGCAGGCGCCGCGGGCGGCCGGTGAGCGGCTGCGGGAGGCGCTGGCGCTGTTCGAACGGATCGGCGACCCGTACGGGCGGGCGCTCGCGCTGCGCAACCTCGCCCTGCTCGACCGGCTGAACGGCCGTTTCGAGGAGGCGCTGGCCCGCTACGAGGAGGCCAGGGAGATCTTCGCCGCGTCCGGCGACCGCTACGCGGAGGCGCACGTGCTCGGCGGCATCGCCCAGATCCACCTGGACCAGGACCGCCTGCAGCCGGCGCGGGCGCTGCTGGAGCGGGCCCTCGCCGCCTTCACCGAGCTGGGCAGCGAGCGGGGCCGCGCGCAGACGCTCAACCGGCTGGGGGAGACGCTGCAGCGGCTGGGCCTGATGGAGGAGGCCGAGGCGGCGGGCGAGGCCGCGCTCGCCCTGGTCAGGGAGCGCCTGGACGGCATCGGGGAGGCGTACATCCTGTGCGGGCTGGGGGAGATCCGCCTGCGGCAGCGGCGGCTGAGCGCCGCCGCGCGCGACCTGCAGGAGGCGCTGCGCGTGGCCGGGCAGGTACGGGAGCGGTTCGTGGAGGCCCGCGCGTACCTGGCCTTCGGCGAGCTGCACGCCCTGGAGGGCCGCTACGAGGAGGCGGTGCGGGACCTGTCGCGCGCCCGCGAGATCTACGCGAGCCTCGACCTGAGGCTGTGGTGCTTCCGGGCGCTCGCCGCCCTCGGGCGGGTGCTCGCCGACATGGGCGACACCGCCGCCGCGGTCCAGGCACTGGAAAGCTCCCTGACCTACCGGGACGATCCCGATGCCGTCGAGTGCCGGCAGGTCAGGGAGCTTCTGGTCAAGCTGGCCTGA
- a CDS encoding Zn-dependent hydrolase: protein MTAAEQVRPGVDAGRLLTHLTRLAAIGATPEGGVTRLAFSPEDVAGRAYVAGLMREAGLAVRVDAAGNLIGARPGTAPGTGTLVLGSHLDTVVNGGALDGAYGVLAAVEVARTLAGHDLAHDLAVVAFCDEEGGHGTMGMLGAHGFAGALPPGIAKTQDERGVPIRDLLAAVGGDAARLAGAAWPPGEIAAYLELHIEQGDVLERRGVPIGVVDSIAGRVNVAVTVEGAAGHAGTTPMDHRADALAAAARVVLAVRAIAAEERVVLRATTGTCAVEPGMWNVIPGRVRLGVEFRDVTAGRLDGALARLSAVAAEIAAACGVSIAVEPGARTTPVDCDPRLRDLVAEAAGARGLDWHRLPSGAGHDAQIVARVAPIGMIFVPSRGGISHAPGEHTAPHHLVWGADVLLGAVLRFDGGGIARR from the coding sequence ATGACCGCCGCGGAACAGGTCAGGCCCGGCGTGGACGCCGGACGGCTGCTGACGCACCTCACCCGGCTGGCCGCGATCGGCGCGACGCCGGAGGGCGGCGTGACCCGGCTGGCGTTCAGCCCCGAGGACGTGGCGGGCCGCGCCTACGTGGCCGGCCTCATGCGGGAGGCGGGCCTCGCGGTCCGCGTGGACGCGGCCGGCAACCTCATCGGCGCCCGGCCCGGCACGGCGCCGGGGACGGGGACGCTCGTGCTCGGCTCCCACCTCGACACGGTCGTGAACGGCGGCGCCCTCGACGGCGCCTACGGCGTGCTGGCCGCCGTCGAGGTCGCGCGCACGCTGGCCGGCCACGACCTGGCGCACGACCTGGCGGTGGTGGCCTTCTGCGACGAGGAGGGCGGCCACGGCACCATGGGCATGCTCGGCGCCCACGGCTTCGCCGGCGCGCTGCCGCCCGGCATCGCCAAGACGCAGGACGAGCGGGGCGTCCCGATCCGCGACCTGCTGGCGGCGGTCGGCGGCGACGCCGCCCGGCTCGCCGGGGCCGCCTGGCCGCCCGGCGAGATCGCCGCCTACCTGGAGCTGCACATCGAGCAGGGCGACGTGCTGGAACGCCGCGGCGTGCCCATCGGCGTCGTGGACAGCATCGCCGGCCGGGTCAACGTGGCCGTCACCGTCGAGGGCGCGGCCGGGCACGCCGGCACCACCCCCATGGACCACCGCGCCGACGCGCTGGCCGCCGCGGCCCGCGTCGTGCTCGCCGTCCGGGCGATCGCCGCCGAGGAGCGCGTCGTGCTGCGCGCCACCACGGGCACCTGCGCGGTCGAGCCCGGCATGTGGAACGTCATCCCCGGACGGGTCCGGCTCGGCGTCGAGTTCCGCGACGTGACGGCAGGCCGGCTGGACGGGGCGCTGGCCAGGCTGTCGGCCGTGGCGGCGGAGATCGCGGCGGCCTGCGGCGTGTCGATCGCCGTCGAGCCGGGCGCCAGGACCACGCCGGTGGACTGCGACCCCCGGCTGCGCGACCTCGTCGCCGAGGCGGCCGGCGCGCGCGGCCTGGACTGGCACCGGCTGCCGAGCGGGGCCGGGCACGACGCGCAGATCGTGGCGCGGGTCGCGCCCATCGGCATGATCTTCGTGCCGAGCCGGGGCGGGATCAGCCACGCGCCGGGCGAGCACACCGCTCCCCATCACCTCGTCTGGGGCGCCGACGTGCTGCTCGGCGCCGTGCTGCGGTTCGACGGGGGCGGGATTGCCCGCCGGTAA
- a CDS encoding MbtH family protein yields the protein MPTHLVVVNHEEQYAIWPAGRAVPDGWSATGFAGDRESCLAHVEQVWTDMRPKSLRVP from the coding sequence ATGCCGACCCACCTGGTGGTGGTCAACCACGAGGAGCAGTACGCGATCTGGCCGGCCGGCCGGGCCGTGCCCGACGGCTGGTCGGCGACGGGCTTCGCGGGCGACCGCGAGAGCTGCCTGGCCCACGTCGAGCAGGTGTGGACGGACATGCGGCCGAAGTCGCTGCGCGTCCCATGA
- a CDS encoding thioesterase II family protein, protein MTATRPEASPALWTSVPEPRPDAEIRLFCLPYAGGGSVEYAQWAALLPPSVEVVPVHLPGRERRIRERPHTGMDRLVPELADALEPALARPYALFGYSMGAWVAFELARELRRRGARPPRALLAAAAAPPDGPRGESRHDLPDPALVAWMRRLGGSHGMPLEDERLLAVVLPRVRADLAVTDTHVHRPEPPLACPVHVYTGADDEVVPPGEARLWARQAGGVFTCRVLPGGHFFLHERRRELLACIVNDLEV, encoded by the coding sequence ATGACCGCGACCCGGCCGGAAGCCTCCCCCGCGCTCTGGACGAGCGTCCCCGAGCCGCGGCCGGACGCCGAGATCCGGCTGTTCTGCCTGCCGTACGCGGGCGGCGGCTCGGTCGAGTACGCCCAGTGGGCCGCCCTGCTGCCGCCGTCCGTGGAGGTCGTGCCGGTGCACCTGCCCGGCCGCGAGCGCCGGATCAGGGAGCGGCCGCACACCGGCATGGACCGGCTCGTCCCGGAGCTGGCCGACGCGCTGGAGCCGGCGCTGGCGCGGCCTTACGCGCTGTTCGGCTACAGCATGGGGGCGTGGGTGGCGTTCGAGCTGGCGCGGGAGCTGCGGCGGCGCGGCGCCCGGCCGCCGCGGGCGCTGCTGGCCGCCGCCGCGGCCCCGCCGGACGGGCCGCGCGGCGAGTCCCGCCATGACCTGCCCGATCCCGCGCTGGTCGCCTGGATGCGCCGCCTGGGCGGCAGCCACGGCATGCCGCTGGAGGACGAGCGGCTGCTGGCCGTGGTGCTGCCCCGGGTGCGCGCCGACCTGGCGGTGACGGACACGCACGTGCACCGGCCCGAGCCGCCCCTGGCCTGCCCGGTGCACGTCTACACCGGCGCGGACGACGAGGTCGTCCCGCCCGGTGAGGCCCGGCTGTGGGCGCGGCAGGCGGGCGGCGTCTTCACCTGCCGGGTGCTGCCCGGCGGCCACTTCTTCCTGCACGAGCGCCGCCGCGAGCTGCTCGCCTGCATCGTCAACGACCTGGAGGTATGA